A window of Kocuria sp. TGY1127_2 genomic DNA:
CGCGCGACCTGTCGAAGCCATGAAACTGGTCAGCCACGACCTGGAACTGACCACATTGCTCGAACTTCGCGACGGTCGGCGCATGAGCGCGGTTCAAATCCAACGGACCTATGCGGAAGCCGCCCATAACCTGGCCGACAGGGAAGGTTGGCGTTCGGAGAAATCCGCAGCAACGTTCCGAATATGGTTCGAAGTTCTGGAAGCACTTGAAACGAATCCCATGTCCCTCGCAGATCGGCTGGACTGGGTCGCGAAATTGGCGCTGATACACCAGTACGAGGGGAGGGGAATCGGCGTGGACCACCCCAAAATCCAGGCCTTGGACCTCCAATATGCCGACCTCAGACCGGAAAAGAGCTTGTATTCCAAATTGGTCGCCCTCGGCCGTATCAAGACGCTGGTAGATTCCGAACACGTCGACGAGGCCGTGACTACGCCGCCGGAAGACACACGAGCCTACCTCCGCGGCAAATTGACCGCTCGCTGGCCGCATCAGGTATCGGCCGCGGGTTGGGAAGTTCTGTCCGTGACCGACCCCGCCACGGATCGAACTCATCGGTGGCTCATGGACGAGCCCGCCGACTGCACCAAAGCCCGCGTACAAAGGGCGCTCGAATCGAGCGACAACGCTCATCAGGCCTTGAACAAAATCGGCCTCCGTAGAATCCCGTGACCCGAAAGGAACCTTTGACATGGCGCAATTCCGCGATTCATCGCAAGAAACGCACAAGGAACAGAGCAACCAGCAGGAACAGGAACTGATCCGGAATCAGCAGCCCGTCGACCAAGGACTGGTTGGCGAGACCGACGACATTCTGGATGAGATCGACAGCGTTCTCGAGGAGAACGCGGAGGACTATGTGCGCGGTTTCGTTCAGAAGGGCGGACAGTAAGCTTCATGCAACGAAGAATCTTCGGTATCGAAACCGAATTCGGTATTCGGTACTCGATGAGCAGCTTAGGCCACCTTGGCCCTGAAGAAGCAGCGCGCAAGTTGTTTCGGCCGGTGGTGGAGTGGGGCCGTTCCTCGAACGTATTCCTGGAGAATGGGTCCCGGTTGTATCTTGACGTCGGGTCGCACCCTGAATACGCGACCGCCGAGTGCTCGGATCTCACGGACCTTGTCCGTCAGGACAAGGCCGGTGAACGACTTTTCGAGAAACTCGCGGTTCAGGCCGAGGACGCACTCAACCAGCAAGGCATGAAGGGCAAACTGCATCTCTTCAAGAACAACGCCGATTCGGCCGGCAACTCGTTCGGTTCTCACGAGAACTACCTTTTGTCCCGCAAAGCAGAGTTCTCCCGGCTTGTTCGCTTCCTCGTCCCTTTCCTGGTGAGTAGACAACTCGTCGTAGGTGCAGGACGCGTCCATCCGACCGGCCCACCGCAGACCAACGGC
This region includes:
- a CDS encoding ubiquitin-like protein Pup translates to MAQFRDSSQETHKEQSNQQEQELIRNQQPVDQGLVGETDDILDEIDSVLEENAEDYVRGFVQKGGQ